A single Longimicrobiales bacterium DNA region contains:
- a CDS encoding PLP-dependent transferase, protein MRCGSVGTSMCSRSSSRVFYPGLENHPQHDVARREMQGLGGVLSFSLKGGFDAVRMLLATLRLAHSAASLGSVGTLVGPPSVTSHVELTPAQRAAAGIPESLVRYAVASRARPTSSPTSSTR, encoded by the coding sequence TCGGTCGGTACCTCGATGTGCTCCCGCTCGTCGAGCAGGGTCTTCTACCCGGGGCTCGAGAACCATCCGCAGCACGACGTGGCACGGCGGGAGATGCAGGGGCTTGGCGGTGTGCTCAGCTTCTCGCTGAAGGGCGGCTTCGATGCGGTGCGTATGCTGCTTGCCACGCTGCGCCTCGCGCACAGCGCGGCGAGCCTCGGCTCCGTGGGTACGCTCGTCGGGCCGCCGAGCGTGACGAGCCACGTCGAGCTGACACCGGCGCAGCGTGCGGCGGCGGGCATTCCGGAGTCGCTTGTGCGCTACGCGGTCGCATCGAGAGCGCGCCCGACCTCATCGCCGACTTCGAGCACGCGCTGA